In one Dermochelys coriacea isolate rDerCor1 chromosome 20, rDerCor1.pri.v4, whole genome shotgun sequence genomic region, the following are encoded:
- the LOC119845605 gene encoding protein FAM186A isoform X4 yields the protein MQAKEVITETLHTDVERLALLFHKYIYFCHLQHVRQTLMFRLEAARAVNDGAEVWNLYTYVERVDAYRKKVLQCWVAKQKTAEQTRQHCLGKMISLFAQLRLSTELHLSSPSPLMIKAVDEMKKEFPSSAHAGSKSPGYPNPLASVKKVRDFMHPAGVSEQLCDQIESVWRTEVISHSFPIVPKPPVSLLWSQARGFPDIPRFLELDVSSVRSKPFRTLQARS from the exons ATGCAGGCGAAGGAAGTTATCACTGAGACCCTGCACACTGATGTTGAGAGGCTGGCTCTCCTCTTCCACAAATACATCTACTTCTGCCACCTTCAGCATGTCAG ACAAACCTTAATGTTCCGATTGGAAGCTGCCAGAGCTGTAAATGATGGTGCTGAGGTCTGGAACTTGTACACATATGTGGAGAGGGTGGATGCTTACCGGAAAAAGGTGCTACAGTGCTGGGTGGCCAAGCAGAAAACAGCAGAGCAGACACGTCAACACTGCCTTGGCAAGATGATTTCCTTATTTGCCCAG CTCCGCCTGAGCACTGAACTCCACCTCAGCAGCCCATCCCCACTCATGATCAAAGCAGTGGATGAAATGAAGAAGGAGTTCCCGTCCTCAGCCCATGCCGGATCCAAATCCCCTGGCTATCCAAACCCCCTGGCAAGTGTGAAGAAAGTCAGAGACTTTATGCATCCAGCTGGAGTCAG TGAGCAGCTTTGTGACCAGATAGAGTCAGTATGGAGGACCGAAGTCATCTCTCACAGTTTTCCTATTGTTCCAAAACCCCCTGTGTCACTACTCTGGTCCCAGGCTCGTGGCTTCCCAGATATCCCTAGATTTTTGGAACTGGATGTGAGTTCAGTTAGGAGCAAACCCTTTAGAACTCTACAGGCACG gtcctga
- the LOC119845605 gene encoding protein FAM186A isoform X1: MQAKEVITETLHTDVERLALLFHKYIYFCHLQHVRQTLMFRLEAARAVNDGAEVWNLYTYVERVDAYRKKVLQCWVAKQKTAEQTRQHCLGKMISLFAQLRLSTELHLSSPSPLMIKAVDEMKKEFPSSAHAGSKSPGYPNPLASVKKVRDFMHPAGVSEQLCDQIESVWRTEVISHSFPIVPKPPVSLLWSQARGFPDIPRFLELDVSSVRSKPFRTLQARVQNFPRWKTYGHK; the protein is encoded by the exons ATGCAGGCGAAGGAAGTTATCACTGAGACCCTGCACACTGATGTTGAGAGGCTGGCTCTCCTCTTCCACAAATACATCTACTTCTGCCACCTTCAGCATGTCAG ACAAACCTTAATGTTCCGATTGGAAGCTGCCAGAGCTGTAAATGATGGTGCTGAGGTCTGGAACTTGTACACATATGTGGAGAGGGTGGATGCTTACCGGAAAAAGGTGCTACAGTGCTGGGTGGCCAAGCAGAAAACAGCAGAGCAGACACGTCAACACTGCCTTGGCAAGATGATTTCCTTATTTGCCCAG CTCCGCCTGAGCACTGAACTCCACCTCAGCAGCCCATCCCCACTCATGATCAAAGCAGTGGATGAAATGAAGAAGGAGTTCCCGTCCTCAGCCCATGCCGGATCCAAATCCCCTGGCTATCCAAACCCCCTGGCAAGTGTGAAGAAAGTCAGAGACTTTATGCATCCAGCTGGAGTCAG TGAGCAGCTTTGTGACCAGATAGAGTCAGTATGGAGGACCGAAGTCATCTCTCACAGTTTTCCTATTGTTCCAAAACCCCCTGTGTCACTACTCTGGTCCCAGGCTCGTGGCTTCCCAGATATCCCTAGATTTTTGGAACTGGATGTGAGTTCAGTTAGGAGCAAACCCTTTAGAACTCTACAGGCACG AGTCCAGAACTTTCCCAGATGGAAAACATATGGACACAAGTAA
- the LOC119845605 gene encoding protein FAM186A isoform X2, whose amino-acid sequence MQAKEVITETLHTDVERLALLFHKYIYFCHLQHVRQTLMFRLEAARAVNDGAEVWNLYTYVERVDAYRKKVLQCWVAKQKTAEQTRQHCLGKMISLFAQLRLSTELHLSSPSPLMIKAVDEMKKEFPSSAHAGSKSPGYPNPLASVKKVRDFMHPAGVSEQLCDQIESVWRTEVISHSFPIVPKPPVSLLWSQARGFPDIPRFLELDVSSVRSKPFRTLQARMQGS is encoded by the exons ATGCAGGCGAAGGAAGTTATCACTGAGACCCTGCACACTGATGTTGAGAGGCTGGCTCTCCTCTTCCACAAATACATCTACTTCTGCCACCTTCAGCATGTCAG ACAAACCTTAATGTTCCGATTGGAAGCTGCCAGAGCTGTAAATGATGGTGCTGAGGTCTGGAACTTGTACACATATGTGGAGAGGGTGGATGCTTACCGGAAAAAGGTGCTACAGTGCTGGGTGGCCAAGCAGAAAACAGCAGAGCAGACACGTCAACACTGCCTTGGCAAGATGATTTCCTTATTTGCCCAG CTCCGCCTGAGCACTGAACTCCACCTCAGCAGCCCATCCCCACTCATGATCAAAGCAGTGGATGAAATGAAGAAGGAGTTCCCGTCCTCAGCCCATGCCGGATCCAAATCCCCTGGCTATCCAAACCCCCTGGCAAGTGTGAAGAAAGTCAGAGACTTTATGCATCCAGCTGGAGTCAG TGAGCAGCTTTGTGACCAGATAGAGTCAGTATGGAGGACCGAAGTCATCTCTCACAGTTTTCCTATTGTTCCAAAACCCCCTGTGTCACTACTCTGGTCCCAGGCTCGTGGCTTCCCAGATATCCCTAGATTTTTGGAACTGGATGTGAGTTCAGTTAGGAGCAAACCCTTTAGAACTCTACAGGCACG GATGCAGGGGAGTTGA
- the LOC119845605 gene encoding protein FAM186A isoform X3, giving the protein MQAKEVITETLHTDVERLALLFHKYIYFCHLQHVRQTLMFRLEAARAVNDGAEVWNLYTYVERVDAYRKKVLQCWVAKQKTAEQTRQHCLGKMISLFAQLRLSTELHLSSPSPLMIKAVDEMKKEFPSSAHAGSKSPGYPNPLASVKKVRDFMHPAGVSEQLCDQIESVWRTEVISHSFPIVPKPPVSLLWSQARGFPDIPRFLELDVSSVRSKPFRTLQARV; this is encoded by the exons ATGCAGGCGAAGGAAGTTATCACTGAGACCCTGCACACTGATGTTGAGAGGCTGGCTCTCCTCTTCCACAAATACATCTACTTCTGCCACCTTCAGCATGTCAG ACAAACCTTAATGTTCCGATTGGAAGCTGCCAGAGCTGTAAATGATGGTGCTGAGGTCTGGAACTTGTACACATATGTGGAGAGGGTGGATGCTTACCGGAAAAAGGTGCTACAGTGCTGGGTGGCCAAGCAGAAAACAGCAGAGCAGACACGTCAACACTGCCTTGGCAAGATGATTTCCTTATTTGCCCAG CTCCGCCTGAGCACTGAACTCCACCTCAGCAGCCCATCCCCACTCATGATCAAAGCAGTGGATGAAATGAAGAAGGAGTTCCCGTCCTCAGCCCATGCCGGATCCAAATCCCCTGGCTATCCAAACCCCCTGGCAAGTGTGAAGAAAGTCAGAGACTTTATGCATCCAGCTGGAGTCAG TGAGCAGCTTTGTGACCAGATAGAGTCAGTATGGAGGACCGAAGTCATCTCTCACAGTTTTCCTATTGTTCCAAAACCCCCTGTGTCACTACTCTGGTCCCAGGCTCGTGGCTTCCCAGATATCCCTAGATTTTTGGAACTGGATGTGAGTTCAGTTAGGAGCAAACCCTTTAGAACTCTACAGGCACG